GTGCTGCTTGACATGATGCGCCAGGTGGAAACCACTCTTCTCTCCCGCAACTACGACGGCTTCCTGAAAAAAGGCAAGCTCAAGGGCAAGTATAACCACATCCAGGGCACCGGCGCCGCTGCAGGCAGCCGCACGGTCACGGTCATGTGGATCGTCATCGCCCTGCTTGTGCTGGCCGGAGCTGTCGCTTACAATGCCATGCAGTAAGGAACTCCATCCCCTCTTCTGAAAGTAAAGACATGAAGGAACTCAAGCATTTCATCCTGGTTGGGCCTCCCGCATCCGGCAAAGGAACCCAGGGGCGCTTTCTGGCTGATACTTTCAACCTGAACTCCCTGAGCACCGGTTCCCTGCTGCGGCGGGAAGTGGAGTCCTGCACGGAGCTGGGCCGCAAGGCCCTGGGCTATATGGACAAGGCCATGCTGGTTCCGGACGAAATCGTCAACGACATGGTGCGCGGCTGGCTCTCGGAAATGGACAATGACGCGTGGCTGCTGGACGGTTACCCCCGCACGGTGGCGCAGGCGGAAGCCCTGGACCACTTCCTGACCCAGCGCGGAACGTCCGTGGACGTGGTCGTCTGGATGGACGTATCCAGGGAACTCATTGAAGAACGCATCATGCACCGCCGGGAATGCTCCACGTGCGGGTATGTGGTGCAGACGTCGGAGGAGGAATGCTCCAAATGCGGCGGCAAAATGGTCTCCCGCAAGGATGACAACCTGGAAGCCTTCGCGCGCCGCTGGAAAGACTTTGAAGCCATGACGCTGCCCGTAGCCAAGTACTACGAAGCCCGCGGCCTGGTGGTCAAAATGACCGTGACCGAGGAACGGGAACCCGCGGAAGTTTCCCGGGAACTGGCCCGCAAGCTGGAAGAATACCGGCAATAGAAAAAAGAATCCCATGGCAGAACGAATCCACATCAAGTCTCCCGGTGAAGTTGCCAAGATGCAGAAGGCCGGTGCTGTAACGGCGGAAATCTTGATGGAAATCGGAGCCGAGGTTCAGGCGGGCCGCACCACGCGGGAAATAGACGACATCGCGCGTGAAATTTTCAAAAAGCACAAGGTAGGCAACTCCTTCTACCAGTACCGCGGGTTTCCCGGCCAGCTCTGCATTTCCATCAATGAGGAAGTGGTGCACGGCAGCGGCGGCCCCCGCCGCATCCAGAACGGGGACATCGTGAGCCTGGACGTGGGCGCCATTGTGGACGGCTGGCATGGGGACAACGCCATGACCGTGCCGGTGGGCATGGTAGACCCGGAAAAGCTGCGGCTACTGGCCGTGACGGAGGAGTCCCTGTTCCGCGCCATTGAACTGGTGAGGCCCGGGGCCCTGCTGGCGGATGTTTGCGCGGCAGTGGAAGGCTTTGTGCGCCCCCGCGGGTATACCGTGGTCAGGGACTTCGTAGGGCACGGCATAGGCCGCCATCTGCATGAAGAACCCCAGATTCCCAACTACCGCCCCCATTACAAGCTTCCGCGCCTGAAAAAAGGCATGGCGCTGGCTATTGAACCCATGGTGAATGCCGGCAGGCCGTCCGTTAAAATCCTGGATGACGGCTGGACGGTCATCACGGCGGACGGCAAGCCCTCCGCCCACTTTGAACACACGGTCATCGTAACGGACGGGGAACCGCTGATTACGACGGCGCGTCCGCGCATCGCTCTGCCGGAGCAGCTCGGAATTGCTCCTTTATAACCAACTCCACCCCCCCCAAGGGAATGACGCCGCCGGACGCCCATGTTCCCGATCCCGTGATCCTGGAGAAAACGGCCACTCACCGGATGGTATGGGTGGATGTGGCTCGCGTGGTGGCGTGCATGCTGATTATTGCCAATCACATGGCTTTCTATTCGGCGGAGCTGTACCGGTGGATATGGGCGGAATTCCTGGCCGCGCGCACCCCCTTCTTCCTGCTGGTAGCGGGTTACTTTGTAGGGCGGGGCGCATTCGGGCCGCTGGATGGCGGCAGCCTCTTCCTGTGGAAGCGCAGCTGGTTCCTGTTCCGTCCGTACCTGGTATGGGGGCTGGCGGCGGCCGTCCTGATCGGCTGGTCCCCCCTGCATGAATACTACGCGTCCTACCAGCCCATGTATGCGTGGCTGAAGGGAGAGCCGGGCAGCGGCTTCTGGCCCGCCCTGGCGGCGTTCGGCCGCGCTCTGGGCATTGCCGGGCATCCGGTGGACGCCCCCATGTGGTTCCTGCGGGACATCATCATTTATACCGCCGTGGCTCCCCTCCTGCACCGGTTGGGGAACTACCTGCTCTGGGTGGGTATCATCATGCTCTCCCTGAACTACTTTGCCCTGGATTTGGCGGACCATGACTTCCCCATTGCCAACAGCCTGGGCTTTTTCCTGCTGGGGATGTACGTATCCCGTTATCCTCTTCCGTTCCTGACGGAATCCGTACGCCGGTATGCGGTGCCGTTCCTGCTGGCCACGCTCGCGCTCACCTGGTGGCTGGTGGGCCACCGGGAGCAGCATAACTCCATGCTCATTGCGCTGGGGATGCTGGGGCTGATGTCCCTGGCCATCCTGTTCACGGAATGGTTTCCGCGCGCGGCCAAATGGGTGGCGGGGCTGGCTCCGGCGTGCTTCTTCATCTTCGGCACGCATTACATTGTCATTATCCTGCTGCGTGAAAGCGGGTGGATTACTTGGAGGGGGGAGGCCTGGGACGTTCTCTGGCTCTGCCTGGTGCCTGTCATCTTTGCCGTGCTGGCGGGGCTCTTCTTCTGCATGAAAAGGTTTGCCCCGCGCCTGGTCCCCCTGCTGGGAGCTTACGGAAAATAGCCGCTCTGCAAGTCCGTTCCGCCGGACCGGAAAAGGAGCCGCGCTTATCTCTTGCCGTCAAAAGGCAAATTCCTTATTCTGCCCCTTGCTGGAATGGGCGGGGATGGCGTTTTTGTCACGCTCCCGTTCTTGCCCCACGGCTGGGAAACAACACATGGTATGGCGATGATTCAAGGTGAACAGGCTCAGGATTCGGAATTAACAACGCAGGCAGTGATCTACCTGGGGCCGAGCTCCATGAGCCTGCTGGTGGCTGAGGTGGTTCAGGACAGGATCCGCATGCTGGACTTCCTCCAGCAGCCCGTACCCATGGCGCGGGACATCTTCCGGTTCCACCGCATCTCGCGGCACACCATGGACCGCTGCGTGCAGATCATCGGGGACTATCTGGAAATCCTCAAGGAATACGGAACCGGCAGCAAGCTCTCCGTCCGCCTCATGATCTCCAACATCATTTCCGAGGCGGATAATGTGGACGTCTTCGTCAACCGCATGCACGTGGCCCACGGCTTGCGCGGGCGCCGCATTGACGACGGCAAGATGACGCGCCTCATTTACGTGAAGGTGCAGGAAACGCTGGCGCAGTACCCCGGCTTCAACAAGAAAAAAGTGCTCGTGGTTCACACGGGGCCGGGCAATACCCGCGTGCTCCTGTTCCAGAAGGGGCGCATTGTGCGCTATTCCTGCTACCGGCTGGGGACGCACCGCACGGGTGAAGCCGTGGGGGAAATTGAATATGGGGATGATGTGACGGAACTCTCCCTGTTGCGGGAGCACATGCGCGGGCAGGTGGACCAGATCTGCCTGGATTACGGCGGCGTCAAGGGACTGGCGGGCCTGATCGTCATCGGCCAGGAAATGCAGCAGCTGCGCGGCCGCCTGGACCCCACGCCGGAAGGCAAGGTGGCGTGTTCCGCCCTGGTGGCGGAAGCGGAAAGGATGTCCCGCACCACCCTGGAACAGCGCATGAACGTTTACGGGGCGGACTTTGCCGGGGTGGATTCCCTGCTGCCCGCCGTGCTGATGACGGAAATGATTGCCCGCAGCCTGCACCTGAATGACGTGATCATTCCCGGGAGCGGCTATGACGAGGAATTCTCAAGCAGCCTGATCCAGGCGGAACAGCACCCGGGGGACCTGGAGGCGGAAGTGCTCCACTTTGCCGGCATCCTGGCGGACAGGTACAAGGCGGACAAGGGCCACCGCGAACATGTGGCTCTTCTGTGCATGGAAATGTTTGACCAGCTCCAGGACCTGCACCGCCTTTCCGAGCATGACCGGCTGTTGCTGGAGGTGGCCTCCATCCTGCATGAGGTGGGGTCATTCATCAGCCAGCAGGACCACCAGCTCCATTCCCAGTACATCATCCTGAACAGTGAAATCTTCGGCCTCTCCCGGGACGACGTGGAAACCATCGCCCTGCTGGCCCGCTACCACCGGCATGAAGTGCCCGCCAATTCCGATCCCATGTACGGGGAGCTGGAGCTGACGGACCGCATGCGCGTGGCCAAGATGGCCGCCATCCTGCGCGTGGCGGACGCCCTGGAACGCGGCCATGCCCAGCGCGTGAACGGAGTCAGGGCGCATATCCGCGGACGGACGCTGGAGCTGGAGCTCCAGGGCGTGCGGGAAACCGCCGTGGAAGACCTGGCCCTGAGGCTGAAGGGTGACCTTTTTGCGGACATCTTCGGTTATGACGTCGTGCTGGTGTCCCAGCGGTAGCTGATTCTACAAACTCCCATTTCTTATTTCTCCATGTCGAACGAATACATCAACAGAGAGCTCTCCTGGCTGGAATTCAACCAGCGCGTGCTGGACCAGGCCGTGAGAACGGACCTCCCCCTGCTGGAACGCCTGAAGTTCCTGGCTATTACCGCCTCCAACCTGGACGAGTTTTTCATGGTGCGCGTGGGAGGCCTCCAAATGCTGCGGCATTCCGGCTCCCGCGTGAAGGATATTTCCGGGCTCACCCCCACCCGCCAGCTGAAAGCCATCCGCGCCCGCGTGGGCCGCATGATTGAGGACCAGTACCGCCTGTTTCATGAGGAAATCCTGCCGTGGATGGAAATCAACGGCATCAACCCCCTGGCGATGGAGGACCTCAGCACGTCCCAGAAGCTGACGCTGGAACAATATTTCAACAACCAGATATTCCCGCTGCTGACGCCGCTGGACATGGATGCTCCGGAAGCTCCCGCCCTCCCGTCCCTCAAGCTGCTGATGGGCGTGGAACTGCGGGACAATGAAACCGGTGAGGTCCGCGCCAGCGTGGTGGCCCTGCCGGACGGCCTGCCGCGGCGTGTGCCCGTTCCCTCCGCGGAAACGGAACGCTACGTGATGCTGGAAGACCTGGTCCGGGAATGCATAGGCACCGTTTTCCCCGGTGAGACCGTTCTCTCCGCGGCGGTATTCCGCGTTACGCGCAATGGAGACATTGCCGTGCAGGAGGAGGACGCCCTGGACCTGGCGGATGAAATGGAGGAAGTGCTGGTGGCCCGCAAATTTTCCGAATGCGTGAGACTGGAAATTGAATCCTCCGCTCCCGCCCCCCTTCATGACAGGATCATGCAGATCGTGGGCGCGGGGAAGGAGGAAACTTATGACCTCAAGGGCCCCCTGATGCTTTCCGACTTCATGGAAATGGCCTTTGCCCCCGGCAATGACCAGCTGAAGGTGGAGCAATGGTCCCCGCAGCCGTCCCCTTCCGTGGACCCTGCCGCCAGCATCTTTGAAAACATCGCCAACGGGGACATCCTGCTCAACCACCCCTATGAAAGCTTTGAGCCCGTCCTGCGCCTGGTGGAGGAAGCCGCGGAGGACCCGGATGTGATCGCCATCAAGCAGGTGCTGTACCGCACCGCCAAAAACTCCCGCATTGTGGCCGCCCTGAAAAAAGCGGCGGAAAGCGGCAAGCAGGTGACGGCGCTGGTGGAATTAAAGGCCCGGTTTGACGAAGCCCGCAATCTGGAAAAGGCGGAGGAGCTCCAGCGTTCCGGCGTGCAGGTGGTCTACGGCGTCAAAGGACTTAAAACCCACGCCAAGATATGCCTGGTGGTGCGCCGGGAGCAGGGCATGCTGCGGCGTTACTGCCACTTCGGCACGGGAAATTACAATGAAACCACCGCCAAGATTTACACGGATATCTCCTACCTTACCTGTGACGACCAGCTGGGGGCGGACGCCTCCCAGTTCTTCAACTCCGTGACGGGGCGCACCAAGCTCATGCGCTTCCGCAAGCTGTACCCCTCCCCGGTGCTGATGAAGGCGCGCCTCATTGAGCTCATTGAGGGGGAGGCGGAGCGCGCGAGGCAGGGGGAACCCGCCCGCATCTCCGCCAAGATGAACAGCCTTCAGGATGTGGAAATCATTGACGCCCTGTACAGGGCCGCGGATGCCGGGGTGGATATTGAACTGAATGTGCGCGGCATCTGCTGCCTGAAAACGGGCCCACGGCCCAACGGCAAGGTGATCCGCGTGGTCAGCATTGTGGACCGTTATCTGGAACATGCCCGCATTTTCTTCTTCCACCACGGCGGCAACCACCAGCTCTTCATCGCCAGCGCGGACTGGATGACCCGCAATCTGGACAAGAGGGTGGAGCTGATGGTGCCCGTCACCAACGGGAGGCTGGCGCGCCGCCTCAAGTCCGTCCTGGACGCCTGTTTCAAGGACAACGTGCAGGCGTGCAGCATCCTTCCGGACGGCACTTCCGAGCACATCGTGCGCAAAAAGGGCCAGAAAGCATTCCGTCTCCAGCAATACCTGACCAAGGAGGCGCGCCGACTGGCCAAGGACAAGGAGCGGGAACGCCAGCAGATGCTGGAGCCTCACACGCCGCACTAACCCGGTCCGGAGCATTGTGGAGCCTGCGCGGCATTCTCCGGCATGCCTTCAACAGGTTCCGGCCCGGAACGTGTCTTTTCATGAGACATGTTTGCCCGCGTATGCTGTTTTTTCCTGATCGCGCTGGCTGGGGGGCACGGCTCTGCCTGGGCGGAAGGTTCGGCATGGCAGGCGTCCGGCCCTGCGGGCCCCGGCGCTTCCGTAAGGGCTCCTTCCCATCCGGCTGAGGACGGCCTGTACTCCCGTCTGAAGAAAATGCCGTATCTCTACGACAACAAGGACGCGGAATTCCTGAACCAGTTCAAGCTGCTGCTGACGGGGCAGTACCAGGGGGCGCAGGTTTCCCCTTCCGGAGCCAGCCGGTTCCGCAAGGGATCGCACGGCAGGGAAGACGAATGGCGGCGGCTCCAGATAGGGTTTGAAGCCGTGTTCTTCAAAAACCGCCTGACGCTGCACAGTCTGACCAACATAGGGGAGCTGGACGGCATGTACAAGGTGGAGGATGGCCGCTGGAGAAGGACGAAGACGGACTGGAGCATCTTTGAACTCTACCTGAAATACAAGGTCAACCCCTCCTTCTTCGTGCGCGTTGGAAAAATCACCTCCAAAATGACTGCGGAATTCCGGGAGACGGCCAGTGAACTCAAGACCCTGGAACGGTCCGGCCTGGTCAACCAGCTCGGGACTATTTCCAGTTGGGGCATTGTGCTGGAAAATCCGCGTCAGGACGTGCCCGTAGGATGGGAGGCTTCCGTCTTCCTGAACGACACCAGCGACAGCCTGGCGCATGAAATCAGGTTTAATACGGCGGATAACGCCTTTGCCAAGGCCTCCGTCCATCTGGACGCTCGCGGCTTTCTGCCGGGGGAGAAAAGCCGTGTGTGGCTGACGTATGCCCACAACTTCACCCATTACGCGGGGCGCCCCCTGCCGGAGGATTCCTATTACTCCGGGCTTGGCGCCCGGGATGTGGCGGCGGTGGACTGGGTCATGTCCCGCGGGAAATTTTCCATGGTGACGGAGCTAATGTCCGGCTTCCGCGTGGTGGGGACCTCCCTGGGGGAAAATGTTTACGGCCTGGCGGTATTGCCTTCCTACAGGTTTTCCCCTCATCTGGAAGGCGTGTTTCGCTACCAGCTCTCCCATGGGCGTGACGCCGTGAAAATGTACGCCCGTTATATTCCTGCGGTGACCACGTATCCCAAATGGGTCAGCACGATGAATTCTTTT
This DNA window, taken from Akkermansia muciniphila, encodes the following:
- a CDS encoding nucleoside monophosphate kinase, whose product is MKELKHFILVGPPASGKGTQGRFLADTFNLNSLSTGSLLRREVESCTELGRKALGYMDKAMLVPDEIVNDMVRGWLSEMDNDAWLLDGYPRTVAQAEALDHFLTQRGTSVDVVVWMDVSRELIEERIMHRRECSTCGYVVQTSEEECSKCGGKMVSRKDDNLEAFARRWKDFEAMTLPVAKYYEARGLVVKMTVTEEREPAEVSRELARKLEEYRQ
- a CDS encoding acyltransferase, whose product is MTPPDAHVPDPVILEKTATHRMVWVDVARVVACMLIIANHMAFYSAELYRWIWAEFLAARTPFFLLVAGYFVGRGAFGPLDGGSLFLWKRSWFLFRPYLVWGLAAAVLIGWSPLHEYYASYQPMYAWLKGEPGSGFWPALAAFGRALGIAGHPVDAPMWFLRDIIIYTAVAPLLHRLGNYLLWVGIIMLSLNYFALDLADHDFPIANSLGFFLLGMYVSRYPLPFLTESVRRYAVPFLLATLALTWWLVGHREQHNSMLIALGMLGLMSLAILFTEWFPRAAKWVAGLAPACFFIFGTHYIVIILLRESGWITWRGEAWDVLWLCLVPVIFAVLAGLFFCMKRFAPRLVPLLGAYGK
- the map gene encoding type I methionyl aminopeptidase, yielding MAERIHIKSPGEVAKMQKAGAVTAEILMEIGAEVQAGRTTREIDDIAREIFKKHKVGNSFYQYRGFPGQLCISINEEVVHGSGGPRRIQNGDIVSLDVGAIVDGWHGDNAMTVPVGMVDPEKLRLLAVTEESLFRAIELVRPGALLADVCAAVEGFVRPRGYTVVRDFVGHGIGRHLHEEPQIPNYRPHYKLPRLKKGMALAIEPMVNAGRPSVKILDDGWTVITADGKPSAHFEHTVIVTDGEPLITTARPRIALPEQLGIAPL
- a CDS encoding HD domain-containing protein → MAMIQGEQAQDSELTTQAVIYLGPSSMSLLVAEVVQDRIRMLDFLQQPVPMARDIFRFHRISRHTMDRCVQIIGDYLEILKEYGTGSKLSVRLMISNIISEADNVDVFVNRMHVAHGLRGRRIDDGKMTRLIYVKVQETLAQYPGFNKKKVLVVHTGPGNTRVLLFQKGRIVRYSCYRLGTHRTGEAVGEIEYGDDVTELSLLREHMRGQVDQICLDYGGVKGLAGLIVIGQEMQQLRGRLDPTPEGKVACSALVAEAERMSRTTLEQRMNVYGADFAGVDSLLPAVLMTEMIARSLHLNDVIIPGSGYDEEFSSSLIQAEQHPGDLEAEVLHFAGILADRYKADKGHREHVALLCMEMFDQLQDLHRLSEHDRLLLEVASILHEVGSFISQQDHQLHSQYIILNSEIFGLSRDDVETIALLARYHRHEVPANSDPMYGELELTDRMRVAKMAAILRVADALERGHAQRVNGVRAHIRGRTLELELQGVRETAVEDLALRLKGDLFADIFGYDVVLVSQR
- the ppk1 gene encoding polyphosphate kinase 1: MSNEYINRELSWLEFNQRVLDQAVRTDLPLLERLKFLAITASNLDEFFMVRVGGLQMLRHSGSRVKDISGLTPTRQLKAIRARVGRMIEDQYRLFHEEILPWMEINGINPLAMEDLSTSQKLTLEQYFNNQIFPLLTPLDMDAPEAPALPSLKLLMGVELRDNETGEVRASVVALPDGLPRRVPVPSAETERYVMLEDLVRECIGTVFPGETVLSAAVFRVTRNGDIAVQEEDALDLADEMEEVLVARKFSECVRLEIESSAPAPLHDRIMQIVGAGKEETYDLKGPLMLSDFMEMAFAPGNDQLKVEQWSPQPSPSVDPAASIFENIANGDILLNHPYESFEPVLRLVEEAAEDPDVIAIKQVLYRTAKNSRIVAALKKAAESGKQVTALVELKARFDEARNLEKAEELQRSGVQVVYGVKGLKTHAKICLVVRREQGMLRRYCHFGTGNYNETTAKIYTDISYLTCDDQLGADASQFFNSVTGRTKLMRFRKLYPSPVLMKARLIELIEGEAERARQGEPARISAKMNSLQDVEIIDALYRAADAGVDIELNVRGICCLKTGPRPNGKVIRVVSIVDRYLEHARIFFFHHGGNHQLFIASADWMTRNLDKRVELMVPVTNGRLARRLKSVLDACFKDNVQACSILPDGTSEHIVRKKGQKAFRLQQYLTKEARRLAKDKERERQQMLEPHTPH